The window CATCCTCATCAATGCATCATGACTCAAGTTCTTAAGAAGAATAGTTTACCATGTTCTAGTTTTAGAATATATAAGGTTTGTAGTGCTTGTCAACTTGGCAAGTCACAGAAGTTACATCTTCCTCCCAGTATTAATAAAAGCACTTCTTTTTTGCAATTATTGTTTGTTGATGTTTGGGGTCCTGCGCCTTTTGTTTCCTCTGaaggttataaatattatcttgTGTTTGTTGATGACTTTTTGAACTATACTTGGGGCTTCCCCTTGCAACTGAAATCTGATGTTATCTTTGTGTTTCAACGATTCAAGACTCTCGTAGAACACCAATTCAACACCACTATTAAATCAATTCAATCTGACTGGGTTGGAGAATTTCGTCCCATGTCCTCTCTTTTGGCTAAGCTTGGCATCGACCATTAAGTCTCTTGTCTTCATACTTATGAACAACAGGGAAAGGTTGAACACAAACATCGTCACATAGTTGAAACTGGCCTCAGTCTCTTAGCACACAGCTCTACCCCATCCCGTTTTTGGCACTTTGCCGTCGACACAGCTGTCTATCTCATAAACCGCTTACCTTCTCCAACTATAAACATGCTACACCCTTTGAAATTATCTTCCAGTGGCTCCTGGACTATACCTTCCTCAACACGTTCAGTTGTTTATGCTTTCCCTACCTTCGGCCTTATAATAAACACAAATTCAATTTTAGGAGCTCTCCATGTGTTTTTCTTGGCTATAGCTTGCATCATTTTGGCTACAAATGTCTAGATAGGGTCACTAGGCGAATCTATATTTCTCGACATGTTCAATTTGATGAGGATGTGTTCCCCTTTGCTCAAAAATCTATTCTCGGCCCACATCCTCTCTCCACACCTCCTCCCTCACCTTGGGCTTCCTCCCCTATTTCCATACCGAGACCATCACCACCTGCTGCTCCCGCTCATTCGCTTGAACTAGTTCCATCTGTGGTTGGTCATCCAATGTCACCTACTTCGCGTATCGACTCCACACCATCAACCTCATGATCTACTCCTATTGCCCTGCCCGATCATTATACTGATATCTCGCCACCTTCACCACCTTCCCTACCACTGATGGCTGATTCCAGTGGCAATTCTAATACTTTTTCGCCTCCTCAACCTTCGTCCCCACTGGTTACACGTCCCTCTCGTCCAGTTGTGCCTCCTGAGCGTACCCACCAAATGCGTCTTCGTTACATGCCTCCTACTACTAACCTCTCTgtctcttctctttctcctccatCCCATGAACCTACATGCTTCTCTGAAGCAAACAAACACAGTGAATGGCGGGCTGCAATGGCTCAAGAAATGGATGCCCTTCTACGCAATGGCACTTGGACATTGGTTCCTTATAACTCCTCCATGAATGTTCTTGGTTGCAAGTGGGTGTTTCGCATCAAAAGAAATGCTTCCGGCACTATTGAGCGCTATAAAGCTCGTCTAGTAGCCAAAGGTTTTCATCAGCTTGAAGGCAAGGATTACTCTGAAACGTTCAGTCCTATTGTCAAACCAGCCACCATTCGAGTTGTTCTAGCTATTGCCACATCTCATGACTAGTGCCTATGACAACTAGATGTACAAAATGCCTTCCTTCACGGTAACCTTCAGGAGACGGTCTACATGTCGCAACCAACTGGGTTCGCCCATCCTTCTTATCCCAATCATGTTTGCGAGTTACAAAAATCGCTATATGGTCTCAAACAAGCCCCTCGAGCTTGGTATATGCGTCTTCATCAATTTCTGGTTGCGGTTAGATTTTCTCCATCTCGGACAGACACCTCACTATTTGTGTATCACTCCAAAGGTATCCTGGCCTACTTGTTGGTGTATGTCGACGACCTTATTATCATTGGAAATGACTCTACCTTCATTGAGTCAATCATCCAGCAGCTTGGCCGTGTATTTTCCATACGAGACCTTAGTACTCTCAGTTTTTTCTTGGGCATTCAAGTCCATCGTGACGCCTCTGGAATTACACTTTCACAGCATCAATATATACAGGACATTTTAACTAGGGCCGGAATGCAGCACTGCAAGCCTTTGCGCACACCTATGGCCTCTAACGCTAAGCTTCACACTGGAGACAGCCCCTCTTTTCATGATGCAACTCTTTATCGCACCATTGTTGGTGCTTTGCAATATGTTACCTTGATGCGACCTGATGTTGCCTTCGTTGTTAATAAGGTGCGTCAATTTATGCACCGTCCTACGACCAATCACTGAAGCAGCTATCAAACGCATTCTTTGCTATCTCAGGCATACGAGGGATTCTAGGTTTCTTATTCCAAAGTCATCCTCTCTCATTTTTCAAGCATTTACAGATTTTGACTGGGCCAGCTCTTTACACAACCGAAAAACAATGGGGGGCTATGCCATCTATCTTGGTCATGCACTAGTATCCTGGTCCCCTAAGAAACAACGAACAGTTGCACAGTCGTCCACTGAATCTCAGTACAAAGCCCTCGCTGATGCAGCTGCTGAGCTCACATGGCTTCAGTCACTGCTATTTGAGCTTCACGTTCCAGTCAAGTCCTCTCCTATACTATGGTGAGACAACATCGGGGCAGCTTACTTGTCAACGAACCCAGTGTTTCATGCCCATACTAAGCATGTGGAAATAGATTATCACTTTGTCCGTGACAAAGTGGCACGAAAGGACCTCACTGTTCAGTTCCTATCATCCAAAGATCAACTAGCTGATGCTCTTACCAAGCCTCTTTCCACTGCCAGATTCGAATTTATCAGGTCCAAGCTCAACGTTGCTTCCCAACCTTCAGCTTGCAAGGGGAGTATTAGGACACCCGATATATGTCGCAAGTCGAGTAGGACTCCAAGTAATAGCGGATAGAATTCTTACAGTGATTTT is drawn from Lycium barbarum isolate Lr01 chromosome 8, ASM1917538v2, whole genome shotgun sequence and contains these coding sequences:
- the LOC132607683 gene encoding uncharacterized mitochondrial protein AtMg00820-like, giving the protein MADSSGNSNTFSPPQPSSPLVTRPSRPVVPPERTHQMRLRYMPPTTNLSVSSLSPPSHEPTCFSEANKHSEWRAAMAQEMDALLRNGTWTLVPYNSSMNVLGCKWVFRIKRNASGTIERYKARLVAKGFHQLEGKDYSETFSPIVKPATIRVVLAIATSHD